One window of the Anaeromyxobacter dehalogenans 2CP-C genome contains the following:
- a CDS encoding AzlD domain-containing protein encodes MSLWLVIVACGAVTFATRLSFVALEGRRAVPGWFRDLLPFVPVATLTAIVTPALARPGAAGDAAGVPARLAAGAAAAAIAATTRSVPLTLAGGFLVLWLAS; translated from the coding sequence ATGAGCCTGTGGCTCGTGATCGTCGCCTGCGGCGCCGTCACGTTCGCGACGCGCCTCTCGTTCGTCGCGCTGGAGGGGCGGCGCGCCGTGCCGGGCTGGTTCCGCGACCTCCTCCCGTTCGTGCCGGTGGCGACGCTCACCGCCATCGTGACGCCCGCGCTGGCGCGGCCCGGGGCGGCCGGCGATGCCGCGGGCGTCCCCGCGCGGCTGGCGGCGGGGGCGGCCGCCGCCGCCATCGCCGCGACGACGCGCAGCGTGCCGCTCACGCTCGCCGGCGGCTTCCTGGTCCTGTGGCTGGCGTCCTGA
- a CDS encoding AzlC family ABC transporter permease: protein MTSPAIAAPARAHPGRSAAQEFWSGVRDLAPLLLGVVPYGFVYGVLARASGLDAATAMAASAILFAGAAQFLLAQLVAAGALGVVMVAAVALVNLRHALYSASVAPHLAHLPLRWKLALSYLLTDESYAVAMRRLGDGDRSPARHWHLLGAGVALWSGWQLATAAGVWLGARVPARLPLDVALPLTFIAIAVPMIRSRALLAAAVAAGIVALAAAGWPWQLGLLAASVAGILAGALVAPRRAR from the coding sequence ATGACCTCCCCGGCAATCGCGGCCCCGGCCCGGGCGCACCCCGGCCGGAGCGCCGCGCAGGAGTTCTGGTCCGGCGTCCGGGACCTCGCGCCGCTCCTGCTCGGCGTCGTCCCGTACGGCTTCGTGTACGGCGTGCTGGCCCGCGCGAGCGGCCTCGACGCCGCCACCGCCATGGCCGCCTCCGCCATCCTGTTCGCGGGCGCGGCGCAGTTCCTGCTCGCGCAGCTCGTCGCGGCCGGCGCCCTGGGCGTCGTGATGGTGGCGGCGGTCGCGCTCGTGAACCTGCGGCACGCGCTCTACAGCGCCTCGGTGGCGCCGCACCTCGCGCACCTGCCGCTGCGCTGGAAGCTCGCGCTCTCGTACCTCCTCACCGACGAGTCGTACGCGGTGGCCATGCGGCGGCTGGGCGACGGCGACCGGTCGCCGGCGCGCCACTGGCACCTGCTCGGCGCGGGGGTCGCGCTCTGGTCCGGGTGGCAGCTCGCCACCGCCGCGGGCGTCTGGCTCGGCGCGCGCGTCCCGGCGCGGCTGCCGCTCGACGTGGCGCTGCCGCTCACCTTCATCGCCATCGCCGTGCCGATGATCCGCTCCCGGGCACTGCTCGCGGCCGCGGTCGCGGCGGGGATCGTCGCGCTCGCGGCGGCGGGGTGGCCGTGGCAGCTCGGCCTGCTCGCCGCCAGCGTCGCCGGGATCCTGGCCGGCGCGCTCGTCGCGCCGCGGAGGGCGCGATGA